From Strix uralensis isolate ZFMK-TIS-50842 chromosome 1, bStrUra1, whole genome shotgun sequence, a single genomic window includes:
- the SNAP47 gene encoding synaptosomal-associated protein 47 isoform X1, translated as MEKFSCDHFPVKRDSPSGFEGVAFEEEDLNGELMNEDIRIHSWPCSYYLDTRKQWVAGRLSLTPVAIKFTADKTGELLVDFHLSSVSEIKKESSNLIFSSLTILENNTKHWFSSLQPNRNVVFNILEHFWREQLLSSQGAGAEAAALQSTKGKELTGLLTGSQKRLEDTAKVLHYQGEQFDNIMRGLNKIEGDMDVADRLLTELESPSWWPFSSKLWKVPLETKPKETATVSDSKNQEGIIIRIPVIITHRTDSNVKPGKLTLFASGLEISDCNSQVIHRFESKDVDDIRVHTPYEISVRQRFIGKPDTSYRLLSAKMPEAIPILEMQFSKKIQFLEDALGFVGARKSPQVDLGTSIWQAATGLLGGVVQPCSLLGGGEGMDNDEVQLQKQEKISQEEAQELKQVNLAGKAALKSHFWLSVLCFKFGLQLHRDNGMDLGEDFREFRLQLAMPPAQRCFLYLIFTAGYSNVLRG; from the exons ATGGAAAAATTTTCATGTGATCACTTTCCAGTAAAAAGAG ATTCTCCTTCTGGCTTTGAGGGCGTTGCTTTTGAAGAAGAGGATCTGAACGGCGAGCTGATGAACGAAGACATACGTATCCATAGCTGGCCTTGTTCTTACTACTTGGACACCAGAAAACAATGGGTCGCTGGCAGACTCTCGCTGACTCCTGTTGCAATCAAATTTACAGCTGACAAGACTGGGGAGCTTTTGGTCGACTTCCATCTTTCTAGTGTCAGTGAGATCAAGAAGGAATCTTCAAATTTAATCTTCAGCTCCCTTACCATCTTAGAGAATAACACCAAGCACTGGTTCAGTTCTCTGCAACCCAACAGAAATGTGGTATTCAACATCCTTGAGCACTTCTGGAGGGAGCAGTTGCTGTCCAGCCAAGGtgcaggagcagaagcagcagctttgcagtCAACAAAGGGAAAAGAGCTGACGGGGTTATTGACTGGATCACAGAAACGACTGGAGGACACAGCAAAAGTGCTGCATTACCAGGGTGAGCAGTTTGATAACATCATGAGAGGACTCAACAAGATCGAAGGGGATATGGATGTAGCGGACAG GTTGTTGACTGAGCTTGAATCTCCTTCTTGGTGGCCATTTAGCAGCAAGCTCTGGAAAGTGCCGTTGGAAACGAAGCCAAAGGAAACCGCCACAGTTTCCGATTCGAAGAACCAGGAAGGAATCATAATTAGAATTCCAGTTATTATCACCCACAGAACAGACTCAAATGTCAAGCCAGGAAAACTCACACTCTTCGCTTCTGGCCTGGAAATCAGTGACTGCAATTCTCAGGTCATTCACCGGTTTGAATCAAAGGATGTAGATGATATCAGAGTTCATACGCCATATGAAATCAGTGTCCGTCAGAGATTTATTGGGAAGCCCGACACCTCTTACCGGCTCTTGTCAGCAAAGATGCCAGAAGCAATCCCCATCTTGGAGATGCAGTTTAGCAAAAAGATACAGTTTTTAGAAGATGCCCTAGGATTTGTTGGTGCCAGGAAATCTCCTCAGGTAGATTTGGGGACCTCCATTTGGCAAGCAG CCACAGGACTCCTGGGAGGCGTGGTGCAGCCCTGCTCTCTGTTGGGAGGTGGAGAAGGGATGGACAATGACGAGGTTCAGCTGCAGAAGCAAGAGAAGATCTCCCAGGAAGAAGCACAAGAGCTTAAACAG GTGAATTTGGCTGGGAAAGCTGCACTCAAGAGCCATTTCTGGTTATCTGTGCTCTGCTTCAAATTCGGACTTCAGTTGCACAGAGATAATGGAATGGATCTCGGGGAGGATTTCAGGGAGTTCAGACTACAACTGGCAATGCCTCCTGCACAACGATGCTTTCTGTATCTTATTTTTACTGCTGGATACTCAAATGTATTGAGAGGGTAG
- the SNAP47 gene encoding synaptosomal-associated protein 47 isoform X4 has product MEKFSCDHFPVKRDSPSGFEGVAFEEEDLNGELMNEDIRIHSWPCSYYLDTRKQWVAGRLSLTPVAIKFTADKTGELLVDFHLSSVSEIKKESSNLIFSSLTILENNTKHWFSSLQPNRNVVFNILEHFWREQLLSSQGAGAEAAALQSTKGKELTGLLTGSQKRLEDTAKVLHYQGEQFDNIMRGLNKIEGDMDVADRLLTELESPSWWPFSSKLWKVPLETKPKETATVSDSKNQEGIIIRIPVIITHRTDSNVKPGKLTLFASGLEISDCNSQVIHRFESKDVDDIRVHTPYEISVRQRFIGKPDTSYRLLSAKMPEAIPILEMQFSKKIQFLEDALGFVGARKSPQVDLGTSIWQAATGLLGGVVQPCSLLGGGEGMDNDEVQLQKQEKISQEEAQELKQSFLLTDTKEAEGPCLGDRSRAGETG; this is encoded by the exons ATGGAAAAATTTTCATGTGATCACTTTCCAGTAAAAAGAG ATTCTCCTTCTGGCTTTGAGGGCGTTGCTTTTGAAGAAGAGGATCTGAACGGCGAGCTGATGAACGAAGACATACGTATCCATAGCTGGCCTTGTTCTTACTACTTGGACACCAGAAAACAATGGGTCGCTGGCAGACTCTCGCTGACTCCTGTTGCAATCAAATTTACAGCTGACAAGACTGGGGAGCTTTTGGTCGACTTCCATCTTTCTAGTGTCAGTGAGATCAAGAAGGAATCTTCAAATTTAATCTTCAGCTCCCTTACCATCTTAGAGAATAACACCAAGCACTGGTTCAGTTCTCTGCAACCCAACAGAAATGTGGTATTCAACATCCTTGAGCACTTCTGGAGGGAGCAGTTGCTGTCCAGCCAAGGtgcaggagcagaagcagcagctttgcagtCAACAAAGGGAAAAGAGCTGACGGGGTTATTGACTGGATCACAGAAACGACTGGAGGACACAGCAAAAGTGCTGCATTACCAGGGTGAGCAGTTTGATAACATCATGAGAGGACTCAACAAGATCGAAGGGGATATGGATGTAGCGGACAG GTTGTTGACTGAGCTTGAATCTCCTTCTTGGTGGCCATTTAGCAGCAAGCTCTGGAAAGTGCCGTTGGAAACGAAGCCAAAGGAAACCGCCACAGTTTCCGATTCGAAGAACCAGGAAGGAATCATAATTAGAATTCCAGTTATTATCACCCACAGAACAGACTCAAATGTCAAGCCAGGAAAACTCACACTCTTCGCTTCTGGCCTGGAAATCAGTGACTGCAATTCTCAGGTCATTCACCGGTTTGAATCAAAGGATGTAGATGATATCAGAGTTCATACGCCATATGAAATCAGTGTCCGTCAGAGATTTATTGGGAAGCCCGACACCTCTTACCGGCTCTTGTCAGCAAAGATGCCAGAAGCAATCCCCATCTTGGAGATGCAGTTTAGCAAAAAGATACAGTTTTTAGAAGATGCCCTAGGATTTGTTGGTGCCAGGAAATCTCCTCAGGTAGATTTGGGGACCTCCATTTGGCAAGCAG CCACAGGACTCCTGGGAGGCGTGGTGCAGCCCTGCTCTCTGTTGGGAGGTGGAGAAGGGATGGACAATGACGAGGTTCAGCTGCAGAAGCAAGAGAAGATCTCCCAGGAAGAAGCACAAGAGCTTAAACAG TCTTTTCTTCTGACAGATACTAAAGAAGCTGAAGGGCCTTGCCTTGGAGACAGAAGCCGAGCTGGAGAGACAGGATGA
- the SNAP47 gene encoding synaptosomal-associated protein 47 isoform X5, with product MEKFSCDHFPVKRDSPSGFEGVAFEEEDLNGELMNEDIRIHSWPCSYYLDTRKQWVAGRLSLTPVAIKFTADKTGELLVDFHLSSVSEIKKESSNLIFSSLTILENNTKHWFSSLQPNRNVVFNILEHFWREQLLSSQGAGAEAAALQSTKGKELTGLLTGSQKRLEDTAKVLHYQGEQFDNIMRGLNKIEGDMDVADRLLTELESPSWWPFSSKLWKVPLETKPKETATVSDSKNQEGIIIRIPVIITHRTDSNVKPGKLTLFASGLEISDCNSQVIHRFESKDVDDIRVHTPYEISVRQRFIGKPDTSYRLLSAKMPEAIPILEMQFSKKIQFLEDALGFVGARKSPQVDLGTSIWQAATGLLGGVVQPCSLLGGGEGMDNDEVQLQKQEKISQEEAQELKQHLLLFDIPPVAW from the exons ATGGAAAAATTTTCATGTGATCACTTTCCAGTAAAAAGAG ATTCTCCTTCTGGCTTTGAGGGCGTTGCTTTTGAAGAAGAGGATCTGAACGGCGAGCTGATGAACGAAGACATACGTATCCATAGCTGGCCTTGTTCTTACTACTTGGACACCAGAAAACAATGGGTCGCTGGCAGACTCTCGCTGACTCCTGTTGCAATCAAATTTACAGCTGACAAGACTGGGGAGCTTTTGGTCGACTTCCATCTTTCTAGTGTCAGTGAGATCAAGAAGGAATCTTCAAATTTAATCTTCAGCTCCCTTACCATCTTAGAGAATAACACCAAGCACTGGTTCAGTTCTCTGCAACCCAACAGAAATGTGGTATTCAACATCCTTGAGCACTTCTGGAGGGAGCAGTTGCTGTCCAGCCAAGGtgcaggagcagaagcagcagctttgcagtCAACAAAGGGAAAAGAGCTGACGGGGTTATTGACTGGATCACAGAAACGACTGGAGGACACAGCAAAAGTGCTGCATTACCAGGGTGAGCAGTTTGATAACATCATGAGAGGACTCAACAAGATCGAAGGGGATATGGATGTAGCGGACAG GTTGTTGACTGAGCTTGAATCTCCTTCTTGGTGGCCATTTAGCAGCAAGCTCTGGAAAGTGCCGTTGGAAACGAAGCCAAAGGAAACCGCCACAGTTTCCGATTCGAAGAACCAGGAAGGAATCATAATTAGAATTCCAGTTATTATCACCCACAGAACAGACTCAAATGTCAAGCCAGGAAAACTCACACTCTTCGCTTCTGGCCTGGAAATCAGTGACTGCAATTCTCAGGTCATTCACCGGTTTGAATCAAAGGATGTAGATGATATCAGAGTTCATACGCCATATGAAATCAGTGTCCGTCAGAGATTTATTGGGAAGCCCGACACCTCTTACCGGCTCTTGTCAGCAAAGATGCCAGAAGCAATCCCCATCTTGGAGATGCAGTTTAGCAAAAAGATACAGTTTTTAGAAGATGCCCTAGGATTTGTTGGTGCCAGGAAATCTCCTCAGGTAGATTTGGGGACCTCCATTTGGCAAGCAG CCACAGGACTCCTGGGAGGCGTGGTGCAGCCCTGCTCTCTGTTGGGAGGTGGAGAAGGGATGGACAATGACGAGGTTCAGCTGCAGAAGCAAGAGAAGATCTCCCAGGAAGAAGCACAAGAGCTTAAACAG caTCTTCTTCTCTTTGATATTCCACCTGTAGCTTGGTGA
- the SNAP47 gene encoding synaptosomal-associated protein 47 isoform X6 — protein sequence MEKFSCDHFPVKRDSPSGFEGVAFEEEDLNGELMNEDIRIHSWPCSYYLDTRKQWVAGRLSLTPVAIKFTADKTGELLVDFHLSSVSEIKKESSNLIFSSLTILENNTKHWFSSLQPNRNVVFNILEHFWREQLLSSQGAGAEAAALQSTKGKELTGLLTGSQKRLEDTAKVLHYQGEQFDNIMRGLNKIEGDMDVADRLLTELESPSWWPFSSKLWKVPLETKPKETATVSDSKNQEGIIIRIPVIITHRTDSNVKPGKLTLFASGLEISDCNSQVIHRFESKDVDDIRVHTPYEISVRQRFIGKPDTSYRLLSAKMPEAIPILEMQFSKKIQFLEDALGFVGARKSPQVDLGTSIWQAATGLLGGVVQPCSLLGGGEGMDNDEVQLQKQEKISQEEAQELKQSWKP from the exons ATGGAAAAATTTTCATGTGATCACTTTCCAGTAAAAAGAG ATTCTCCTTCTGGCTTTGAGGGCGTTGCTTTTGAAGAAGAGGATCTGAACGGCGAGCTGATGAACGAAGACATACGTATCCATAGCTGGCCTTGTTCTTACTACTTGGACACCAGAAAACAATGGGTCGCTGGCAGACTCTCGCTGACTCCTGTTGCAATCAAATTTACAGCTGACAAGACTGGGGAGCTTTTGGTCGACTTCCATCTTTCTAGTGTCAGTGAGATCAAGAAGGAATCTTCAAATTTAATCTTCAGCTCCCTTACCATCTTAGAGAATAACACCAAGCACTGGTTCAGTTCTCTGCAACCCAACAGAAATGTGGTATTCAACATCCTTGAGCACTTCTGGAGGGAGCAGTTGCTGTCCAGCCAAGGtgcaggagcagaagcagcagctttgcagtCAACAAAGGGAAAAGAGCTGACGGGGTTATTGACTGGATCACAGAAACGACTGGAGGACACAGCAAAAGTGCTGCATTACCAGGGTGAGCAGTTTGATAACATCATGAGAGGACTCAACAAGATCGAAGGGGATATGGATGTAGCGGACAG GTTGTTGACTGAGCTTGAATCTCCTTCTTGGTGGCCATTTAGCAGCAAGCTCTGGAAAGTGCCGTTGGAAACGAAGCCAAAGGAAACCGCCACAGTTTCCGATTCGAAGAACCAGGAAGGAATCATAATTAGAATTCCAGTTATTATCACCCACAGAACAGACTCAAATGTCAAGCCAGGAAAACTCACACTCTTCGCTTCTGGCCTGGAAATCAGTGACTGCAATTCTCAGGTCATTCACCGGTTTGAATCAAAGGATGTAGATGATATCAGAGTTCATACGCCATATGAAATCAGTGTCCGTCAGAGATTTATTGGGAAGCCCGACACCTCTTACCGGCTCTTGTCAGCAAAGATGCCAGAAGCAATCCCCATCTTGGAGATGCAGTTTAGCAAAAAGATACAGTTTTTAGAAGATGCCCTAGGATTTGTTGGTGCCAGGAAATCTCCTCAGGTAGATTTGGGGACCTCCATTTGGCAAGCAG CCACAGGACTCCTGGGAGGCGTGGTGCAGCCCTGCTCTCTGTTGGGAGGTGGAGAAGGGATGGACAATGACGAGGTTCAGCTGCAGAAGCAAGAGAAGATCTCCCAGGAAGAAGCACAAGAGCTTAAACAG AGCTGGAAGCCCTGA
- the SNAP47 gene encoding synaptosomal-associated protein 47 isoform X2: MEKFSCDHFPVKRDSPSGFEGVAFEEEDLNGELMNEDIRIHSWPCSYYLDTRKQWVAGRLSLTPVAIKFTADKTGELLVDFHLSSVSEIKKESSNLIFSSLTILENNTKHWFSSLQPNRNVVFNILEHFWREQLLSSQGAGAEAAALQSTKGKELTGLLTGSQKRLEDTAKVLHYQGEQFDNIMRGLNKIEGDMDVADRLLTELESPSWWPFSSKLWKVPLETKPKETATVSDSKNQEGIIIRIPVIITHRTDSNVKPGKLTLFASGLEISDCNSQVIHRFESKDVDDIRVHTPYEISVRQRFIGKPDTSYRLLSAKMPEAIPILEMQFSKKIQFLEDALGFVGARKSPQVDLGTSIWQAATGLLGGVVQPCSLLGGGEGMDNDEVQLQKQEKISQEEAQELKQILKKLKGLALETEAELERQDEALDSITTSVDRATLNIDKQNRRIKKLT, from the exons ATGGAAAAATTTTCATGTGATCACTTTCCAGTAAAAAGAG ATTCTCCTTCTGGCTTTGAGGGCGTTGCTTTTGAAGAAGAGGATCTGAACGGCGAGCTGATGAACGAAGACATACGTATCCATAGCTGGCCTTGTTCTTACTACTTGGACACCAGAAAACAATGGGTCGCTGGCAGACTCTCGCTGACTCCTGTTGCAATCAAATTTACAGCTGACAAGACTGGGGAGCTTTTGGTCGACTTCCATCTTTCTAGTGTCAGTGAGATCAAGAAGGAATCTTCAAATTTAATCTTCAGCTCCCTTACCATCTTAGAGAATAACACCAAGCACTGGTTCAGTTCTCTGCAACCCAACAGAAATGTGGTATTCAACATCCTTGAGCACTTCTGGAGGGAGCAGTTGCTGTCCAGCCAAGGtgcaggagcagaagcagcagctttgcagtCAACAAAGGGAAAAGAGCTGACGGGGTTATTGACTGGATCACAGAAACGACTGGAGGACACAGCAAAAGTGCTGCATTACCAGGGTGAGCAGTTTGATAACATCATGAGAGGACTCAACAAGATCGAAGGGGATATGGATGTAGCGGACAG GTTGTTGACTGAGCTTGAATCTCCTTCTTGGTGGCCATTTAGCAGCAAGCTCTGGAAAGTGCCGTTGGAAACGAAGCCAAAGGAAACCGCCACAGTTTCCGATTCGAAGAACCAGGAAGGAATCATAATTAGAATTCCAGTTATTATCACCCACAGAACAGACTCAAATGTCAAGCCAGGAAAACTCACACTCTTCGCTTCTGGCCTGGAAATCAGTGACTGCAATTCTCAGGTCATTCACCGGTTTGAATCAAAGGATGTAGATGATATCAGAGTTCATACGCCATATGAAATCAGTGTCCGTCAGAGATTTATTGGGAAGCCCGACACCTCTTACCGGCTCTTGTCAGCAAAGATGCCAGAAGCAATCCCCATCTTGGAGATGCAGTTTAGCAAAAAGATACAGTTTTTAGAAGATGCCCTAGGATTTGTTGGTGCCAGGAAATCTCCTCAGGTAGATTTGGGGACCTCCATTTGGCAAGCAG CCACAGGACTCCTGGGAGGCGTGGTGCAGCCCTGCTCTCTGTTGGGAGGTGGAGAAGGGATGGACAATGACGAGGTTCAGCTGCAGAAGCAAGAGAAGATCTCCCAGGAAGAAGCACAAGAGCTTAAACAG ATACTAAAGAAGCTGAAGGGCCTTGCCTTGGAGACAGAAGCCGAGCTGGAGAGACAGGATGAAGCTCTTGATTCCATCACTACCTCCGTGGACCGCGCGACGCTGAATATTGACAAGCAGAACCGCAGAATAAAGAAACTAACGTAG
- the SNAP47 gene encoding synaptosomal-associated protein 47 isoform X3, with protein MNEDIRIHSWPCSYYLDTRKQWVAGRLSLTPVAIKFTADKTGELLVDFHLSSVSEIKKESSNLIFSSLTILENNTKHWFSSLQPNRNVVFNILEHFWREQLLSSQGAGAEAAALQSTKGKELTGLLTGSQKRLEDTAKVLHYQGEQFDNIMRGLNKIEGDMDVADRLLTELESPSWWPFSSKLWKVPLETKPKETATVSDSKNQEGIIIRIPVIITHRTDSNVKPGKLTLFASGLEISDCNSQVIHRFESKDVDDIRVHTPYEISVRQRFIGKPDTSYRLLSAKMPEAIPILEMQFSKKIQFLEDALGFVGARKSPQVDLGTSIWQAATGLLGGVVQPCSLLGGGEGMDNDEVQLQKQEKISQEEAQELKQVNLAGKAALKSHFWLSVLCFKFGLQLHRDNGMDLGEDFREFRLQLAMPPAQRCFLYLIFTAGYSNVLRG; from the exons ATGAACGAAGACATACGTATCCATAGCTGGCCTTGTTCTTACTACTTGGACACCAGAAAACAATGGGTCGCTGGCAGACTCTCGCTGACTCCTGTTGCAATCAAATTTACAGCTGACAAGACTGGGGAGCTTTTGGTCGACTTCCATCTTTCTAGTGTCAGTGAGATCAAGAAGGAATCTTCAAATTTAATCTTCAGCTCCCTTACCATCTTAGAGAATAACACCAAGCACTGGTTCAGTTCTCTGCAACCCAACAGAAATGTGGTATTCAACATCCTTGAGCACTTCTGGAGGGAGCAGTTGCTGTCCAGCCAAGGtgcaggagcagaagcagcagctttgcagtCAACAAAGGGAAAAGAGCTGACGGGGTTATTGACTGGATCACAGAAACGACTGGAGGACACAGCAAAAGTGCTGCATTACCAGGGTGAGCAGTTTGATAACATCATGAGAGGACTCAACAAGATCGAAGGGGATATGGATGTAGCGGACAG GTTGTTGACTGAGCTTGAATCTCCTTCTTGGTGGCCATTTAGCAGCAAGCTCTGGAAAGTGCCGTTGGAAACGAAGCCAAAGGAAACCGCCACAGTTTCCGATTCGAAGAACCAGGAAGGAATCATAATTAGAATTCCAGTTATTATCACCCACAGAACAGACTCAAATGTCAAGCCAGGAAAACTCACACTCTTCGCTTCTGGCCTGGAAATCAGTGACTGCAATTCTCAGGTCATTCACCGGTTTGAATCAAAGGATGTAGATGATATCAGAGTTCATACGCCATATGAAATCAGTGTCCGTCAGAGATTTATTGGGAAGCCCGACACCTCTTACCGGCTCTTGTCAGCAAAGATGCCAGAAGCAATCCCCATCTTGGAGATGCAGTTTAGCAAAAAGATACAGTTTTTAGAAGATGCCCTAGGATTTGTTGGTGCCAGGAAATCTCCTCAGGTAGATTTGGGGACCTCCATTTGGCAAGCAG CCACAGGACTCCTGGGAGGCGTGGTGCAGCCCTGCTCTCTGTTGGGAGGTGGAGAAGGGATGGACAATGACGAGGTTCAGCTGCAGAAGCAAGAGAAGATCTCCCAGGAAGAAGCACAAGAGCTTAAACAG GTGAATTTGGCTGGGAAAGCTGCACTCAAGAGCCATTTCTGGTTATCTGTGCTCTGCTTCAAATTCGGACTTCAGTTGCACAGAGATAATGGAATGGATCTCGGGGAGGATTTCAGGGAGTTCAGACTACAACTGGCAATGCCTCCTGCACAACGATGCTTTCTGTATCTTATTTTTACTGCTGGATACTCAAATGTATTGAGAGGGTAG
- the SNAP47 gene encoding synaptosomal-associated protein 47 isoform X7: protein MEKFSCDHFPVKRDSPSGFEGVAFEEEDLNGELMNEDIRIHSWPCSYYLDTRKQWVAGRLSLTPVAIKFTADKTGELLVDFHLSSVSEIKKESSNLIFSSLTILENNTKHWFSSLQPNRNVVFNILEHFWREQLLSSQGAGAEAAALQSTKGKELTGLLTGSQKRLEDTAKVLHYQGEQFDNIMRGLNKIEGDMDVADRLLTELESPSWWPFSSKLWKVPLETKPKETATVSDSKNQEGIIIRIPVIITHRTDSNVKPGKLTLFASGLEISDCNSQVIHRFESKDVDDIRVHTPYEISVRQRFIGKPDTSYRLLSAKMPEAIPILEMQFSKKIQFLEDALGFVGARKSPQVDLGTSIWQADSEC, encoded by the exons ATGGAAAAATTTTCATGTGATCACTTTCCAGTAAAAAGAG ATTCTCCTTCTGGCTTTGAGGGCGTTGCTTTTGAAGAAGAGGATCTGAACGGCGAGCTGATGAACGAAGACATACGTATCCATAGCTGGCCTTGTTCTTACTACTTGGACACCAGAAAACAATGGGTCGCTGGCAGACTCTCGCTGACTCCTGTTGCAATCAAATTTACAGCTGACAAGACTGGGGAGCTTTTGGTCGACTTCCATCTTTCTAGTGTCAGTGAGATCAAGAAGGAATCTTCAAATTTAATCTTCAGCTCCCTTACCATCTTAGAGAATAACACCAAGCACTGGTTCAGTTCTCTGCAACCCAACAGAAATGTGGTATTCAACATCCTTGAGCACTTCTGGAGGGAGCAGTTGCTGTCCAGCCAAGGtgcaggagcagaagcagcagctttgcagtCAACAAAGGGAAAAGAGCTGACGGGGTTATTGACTGGATCACAGAAACGACTGGAGGACACAGCAAAAGTGCTGCATTACCAGGGTGAGCAGTTTGATAACATCATGAGAGGACTCAACAAGATCGAAGGGGATATGGATGTAGCGGACAG GTTGTTGACTGAGCTTGAATCTCCTTCTTGGTGGCCATTTAGCAGCAAGCTCTGGAAAGTGCCGTTGGAAACGAAGCCAAAGGAAACCGCCACAGTTTCCGATTCGAAGAACCAGGAAGGAATCATAATTAGAATTCCAGTTATTATCACCCACAGAACAGACTCAAATGTCAAGCCAGGAAAACTCACACTCTTCGCTTCTGGCCTGGAAATCAGTGACTGCAATTCTCAGGTCATTCACCGGTTTGAATCAAAGGATGTAGATGATATCAGAGTTCATACGCCATATGAAATCAGTGTCCGTCAGAGATTTATTGGGAAGCCCGACACCTCTTACCGGCTCTTGTCAGCAAAGATGCCAGAAGCAATCCCCATCTTGGAGATGCAGTTTAGCAAAAAGATACAGTTTTTAGAAGATGCCCTAGGATTTGTTGGTGCCAGGAAATCTCCTCAGGTAGATTTGGGGACCTCCATTTGGCAAGCAG ATAGCGAATGTTGA